One segment of Falco rusticolus isolate bFalRus1 chromosome 3, bFalRus1.pri, whole genome shotgun sequence DNA contains the following:
- the SRD5A1 gene encoding 3-oxo-5-alpha-steroid 4-dehydrogenase 1 — MGAGNACEFWRRVSGPEEQRLLELLSYGLVALGAASAVLLCFIPMPYGRYSSRRFGWLLPARPAWTLQELPSLLVPLGLAACGGAVAAAWPNRLLLGCFAVHYAHRALIFPLLIREGKPTPFFTFVLALLFCVYNGYLQGRSLSNYAKYPSGWLKDPCFITGFIGWLMGMAINIHSDHILRNLRKPGETGYKIPRGGMFEYVSGANFFGEILEWFGFALACCTIESLAFALCTLFILGSRAKQHHQWYLEKFEDYPKGRKIVIPFVY; from the exons ATGGGGGCCGGCAACGCGTGCGAGTTCTGGCGGCGGGTGTCGGGCCCGGAGGAGCAGCGGCTGCTGGAGCTCCTCTCCTACGGGCTGGTGGCCCTGGGCGCCGCCTCCGCCGTGCTGCTCTGCTTCATCCCCATGCCCTACGGCCGGTACTCCTCGCGGCGCTTCGGCTGGCtgctgcccgcccgccccgcctggacgctgcaggagctgccctccctcctcGTCCCCCTGGGGCTGGCCGCCTGCGGCGGGGCGGTCGCCGCCGCCTGGCCCAACcgcctgctgctgggctgcttcGCCGTGCACTACGCACACAG GGCACTCATATTTCCTCTTCTGATTCGGGAAGGAAAACCAACACCGTTTTTCACTTTTGTGCTAGCgcttctgttctgtgtttaCAATGGATACTTGCAAGGCCGCAGCTTGAGCAACTACGCAAAATACCCTTCAGGCTGGTTAAAAGATCCATGTTTCATCACAG gTTTTATAGGGTGGCTGATGGGCATGGCAATCAATATTCATTCTGATCATATTCTCAGAAATCTGAGAAAGCCAGGAGAAACTGGTTACAAGATACCAAGAG GAGGAATGTTTGAGTATGTCAGTGGAGCCAACTTTTTTGGAGAGATCctggaatggtttgggtttgcCCTTGCCTGCTGCACCATTGAAAGCCTTGCATTTGCACTGTGTACACTTTTCATCTTGGGTTCAAGGGCAAAACAACACCATCA atggTACCTTGAGAAATTTGAAGACTATCCAAAGGGCCGAAAAATTGTGATCCCTTTTGTGTACTGA